One Micromonospora sp. WMMD1120 genomic region harbors:
- a CDS encoding HAD family phosphatase has translation MTDAVVFDLDGVIVDSEPVWEEVRRAYVAAHGGTWQPDTQRRLMGMSTGEWARYLSGELGVNRTAEQVATEVVEEMTDRYRAHVPLIAGADQVVRRLAGRWPLGLASSSPTRLIEAALAATGLTDAFGATLSTEQTERGKPAPDVYLTVARRLGIDPASCVAVEDSSNGVRSAAAAGMRVIAVPHGSYPLDPDAAALAAVTLGAIGELTPELVAGLG, from the coding sequence GTGACGGATGCGGTGGTGTTCGACCTGGACGGCGTGATCGTGGATTCCGAGCCGGTGTGGGAGGAGGTCCGCCGGGCGTACGTGGCGGCGCACGGCGGGACGTGGCAACCGGACACCCAGCGTCGGCTGATGGGGATGAGCACCGGCGAGTGGGCCCGCTACCTCAGCGGCGAGCTGGGCGTGAACCGTACCGCCGAGCAGGTCGCCACCGAGGTCGTCGAGGAGATGACCGACCGCTACCGGGCCCACGTGCCGCTGATCGCCGGCGCCGACCAGGTCGTCCGCCGGCTGGCCGGGCGGTGGCCGCTCGGGTTGGCCAGCTCCTCGCCGACCCGGCTGATCGAGGCGGCGCTGGCCGCCACCGGTCTGACCGACGCGTTCGGCGCGACCCTCAGCACCGAGCAGACCGAGCGGGGCAAGCCCGCGCCGGACGTCTACCTGACCGTCGCGCGACGCCTCGGCATCGACCCGGCGAGCTGCGTGGCGGTGGAGGACTCGTCGAACGGGGTGCGCTCGGCCGCCGCGGCGGGCATGCGGGTGATCGCGGTGCCGCACGGCTCGTACCCCCTCGACCCGGACGCGGCGGCGCTGGCCGCGGTGACGCTGGGCGCGATCGGCGAGCTGACCCCGGAGCTGGTCGCCGGGCTGGGTTGA
- a CDS encoding FKBP-type peptidyl-prolyl cis-trans isomerase has product MRVPCASAFPPAPGAGHTSQQGVDDVSERTQENRSAGQEQSPATKSGRRLAAQLAAKKAADARRKRNAWASGLAAVAVVGVLIAVFVTIGGGDDDKPTNQADATPSATAPTPDAAGAPPAPQLPEGADPALGSKPTVTPGTGELKKLTVTPLIKGKGPEVKKGQNITTNYVGVFFKDGKEFDSSWSSGQPATFPIGVGQVIPGWDQGLVGVTVGSRVQLDIPGELAYGNDAAAAGGRPTGPLRFVVDVLAAQ; this is encoded by the coding sequence ATGCGGGTACCGTGTGCGTCGGCTTTCCCCCCGGCACCGGGTGCCGGCCACACTTCGCAGCAGGGAGTCGACGACGTGAGCGAGCGGACGCAGGAGAACCGGTCGGCGGGCCAGGAGCAGAGCCCGGCGACCAAGTCGGGACGCCGGTTGGCCGCCCAGTTGGCGGCGAAGAAGGCGGCCGACGCGAGGCGCAAGCGCAACGCGTGGGCCAGCGGCCTCGCCGCGGTCGCCGTGGTCGGGGTGCTGATCGCCGTCTTCGTGACGATCGGCGGGGGTGACGACGACAAGCCCACGAACCAGGCCGACGCGACCCCGTCCGCCACCGCCCCGACCCCCGACGCCGCCGGCGCGCCGCCCGCCCCGCAGCTGCCCGAGGGCGCCGACCCGGCGCTGGGCAGCAAGCCGACGGTGACGCCGGGCACGGGTGAGCTCAAGAAGCTCACCGTCACCCCGCTGATCAAGGGCAAGGGTCCGGAGGTGAAGAAGGGCCAGAACATCACCACCAACTACGTGGGGGTGTTCTTCAAGGACGGCAAGGAGTTCGACTCCTCCTGGTCGAGCGGGCAGCCGGCCACCTTCCCGATCGGCGTGGGTCAGGTCATCCCCGGCTGGGACCAGGGCCTGGTCGGTGTGACGGTGGGCAGCCGGGTGCAGCTCGACATTCCGGGCGAGCTGGCGTACGGCAACGACGCCGCGGCCGCCGGTGGACGCCCGACCGGTCCGCTGCGCTTCGTCGTGGACGTGCTCGCCGCCCAGTGA
- a CDS encoding DUF4241 domain-containing protein, translated as MPYTPDLDRLLTPGARFTDEHGGYLIEVHPVDDIVLPTGQVVGCDPLVCPDAEPFTVAVPPGRYPARAWVAVVLREDAEVDRRVAALELVVADEAPTRWEPAVAGDQDVATLGADDYFGYGVDAGIGTLADPTALAALEGWDEERVDDVFIPAKLPASPVPGLITAVLDEATGANLVTVCTGWGDGCYGTWIGRTADGRITSFVTDFMVVPD; from the coding sequence ATGCCGTACACCCCTGACCTGGACCGGTTGCTGACGCCCGGCGCCCGCTTCACCGACGAGCACGGCGGTTACCTGATCGAGGTCCACCCGGTGGACGACATCGTGCTGCCGACCGGTCAGGTGGTCGGCTGTGACCCGCTGGTCTGCCCGGATGCCGAGCCGTTCACCGTCGCGGTACCGCCGGGGCGCTATCCCGCCCGCGCCTGGGTGGCGGTGGTGCTCCGCGAGGACGCCGAGGTGGACAGGCGGGTCGCGGCGCTGGAGCTGGTGGTCGCCGACGAGGCGCCCACCCGCTGGGAGCCGGCCGTGGCGGGCGACCAGGACGTCGCCACCCTCGGCGCCGACGACTACTTCGGGTACGGGGTGGACGCCGGCATCGGCACGCTCGCCGACCCGACCGCGCTCGCAGCGTTGGAAGGCTGGGACGAGGAGCGCGTCGACGATGTCTTCATCCCGGCCAAGCTGCCCGCCTCCCCGGTTCCGGGGCTGATCACGGCCGTCCTGGACGAGGCCACCGGGGCCAACCTGGTCACTGTGTGCACCGGTTGGGGGGACGGCTGCTACGGCACCTGGATCGGCCGGACCGCCGACGGCCGGATCACCTCGTTCGTGACCGACTTCATGGTCGTCCCGGACTGA
- a CDS encoding Ku protein, which yields MRAIWKGAVSFGLVSIGVKLYSATEEKDIRFHQVHREDGGRIRYKRTCSVCGEEVTYDDIAKGYDIGGGEMVILTDEDFADLPLTSSRAIDVLEFVPAEQVDPILYNKAYFLEPEGAATKPYVLLRDALIDSERVAIVKVALRQREQLATLRVREGVLLLNTMLWPDEIRTPDFGFLDEDLKVRPPELAMASSLIDSMTGEFEPDVFTDDYRAALQEVIDAKVEGREVVQPEEVEEAPAAAVDLMAALKASVERAKAARGEQPAGGGGGGAPTPISSARSAQKAAEKKAAKAPAKKTAAKKTAEKTAAEPAKKTTAKKTSAKKAEPAKKTATRKTAPRKSA from the coding sequence ATGCGTGCCATCTGGAAGGGAGCCGTGTCGTTCGGGCTCGTCTCGATCGGGGTGAAGCTCTACTCCGCGACCGAGGAGAAGGACATCCGGTTCCACCAGGTGCACCGCGAGGACGGCGGTCGGATCCGCTACAAGCGCACCTGCTCGGTCTGCGGCGAGGAGGTCACCTACGACGACATCGCCAAGGGCTACGACATCGGCGGCGGCGAGATGGTGATCCTCACCGACGAGGACTTCGCCGATCTGCCGCTGACCAGCTCGCGGGCCATCGACGTGCTGGAGTTCGTGCCGGCCGAGCAGGTCGACCCGATCCTCTACAACAAGGCCTACTTCCTGGAGCCGGAGGGCGCGGCGACCAAACCGTACGTGCTGCTTCGCGACGCGCTCATCGACTCGGAGCGGGTGGCCATCGTCAAGGTGGCGCTGCGCCAGCGCGAGCAGCTCGCCACACTGCGGGTCCGTGAGGGCGTGCTGCTGCTCAACACGATGCTCTGGCCGGACGAGATCCGTACCCCGGACTTCGGCTTTCTCGACGAGGACCTCAAGGTGCGTCCGCCGGAGCTGGCGATGGCCAGCTCGCTGATCGACTCGATGACCGGCGAGTTCGAGCCGGACGTGTTCACCGACGACTACCGGGCCGCCTTGCAGGAGGTCATCGACGCCAAGGTGGAGGGTCGCGAGGTCGTCCAGCCGGAGGAGGTCGAGGAGGCGCCGGCCGCGGCCGTGGACCTGATGGCGGCGCTGAAGGCCTCGGTGGAGCGCGCCAAGGCAGCGCGCGGCGAGCAGCCCGCCGGAGGCGGTGGTGGCGGTGCGCCGACCCCCATCTCGTCGGCCCGCTCGGCGCAGAAGGCGGCCGAGAAGAAGGCGGCCAAGGCGCCGGCGAAGAAGACGGCGGCGAAGAAGACGGCCGAGAAGACGGCCGCCGAACCGGCGAAGAAGACCACCGCCAAGAAGACCTCGGCGAAGAAGGCGGAGCCGGCGAAGAAGACCGCCACGCGCAAGACCGCCCCACGCAAGAGCGCCTGA
- the ligD gene encoding non-homologous end-joining DNA ligase, with amino-acid sequence MPGAPLKPMLAMTGPLPAGDGWAYEFKWDGVRALADISGGGQHLYARSGVQITAAYPELATLPEQVGDALLDGEVVLLGESGQPSFTALAERMHVRDRNKAARLAAVMPVTYMIFDLLRLDGDDLTGWPYQRRREALDGLGLGGPRWAVPPMFADGPATYEAAGEHGLEGVMAKRVASVYRPGVRSPDWVKVKLEVTGDFVIGGWRPGARRIGGLLVGVPGPDGLLIYRGRVGGGIGAAIERQLLAELEPLRSGVSPFAPGVPREDARGAIWVTPQVVVEVKYGQRTPDGRLRFPRVLRLRPDKPPEEVDDAG; translated from the coding sequence GTGCCCGGCGCGCCGCTCAAGCCGATGCTCGCGATGACCGGGCCGCTCCCGGCGGGTGACGGCTGGGCGTACGAGTTCAAGTGGGACGGGGTCCGCGCGCTCGCCGACATCTCCGGTGGTGGTCAGCACCTCTATGCCCGCTCCGGCGTGCAGATCACCGCCGCGTACCCGGAACTGGCCACGCTGCCCGAGCAGGTCGGTGACGCGCTGCTCGACGGCGAGGTGGTGCTGCTCGGCGAGAGCGGACAGCCGTCGTTCACCGCGCTGGCCGAGCGGATGCACGTACGGGACCGGAACAAGGCGGCCCGCCTGGCCGCGGTGATGCCGGTGACGTACATGATCTTCGACCTGCTCCGCCTGGACGGCGACGACCTGACCGGCTGGCCGTACCAGCGTCGCCGAGAGGCGCTGGACGGGCTGGGCCTCGGCGGCCCCCGGTGGGCGGTGCCCCCGATGTTCGCCGACGGGCCGGCCACCTACGAGGCGGCCGGTGAGCACGGCCTGGAGGGGGTGATGGCCAAGCGGGTCGCCTCGGTCTACCGCCCCGGAGTGCGGTCACCCGACTGGGTGAAGGTCAAGTTGGAGGTGACCGGCGACTTCGTGATCGGCGGCTGGCGGCCGGGCGCGCGCCGGATCGGCGGGCTGCTGGTAGGGGTGCCCGGCCCGGACGGCCTGTTGATCTACCGGGGGCGGGTCGGCGGCGGGATCGGCGCGGCCATCGAGCGGCAACTCCTGGCCGAGTTGGAGCCGCTGCGCTCCGGCGTGTCACCGTTCGCGCCCGGTGTGCCCCGCGAGGATGCCCGGGGCGCCATCTGGGTAACACCCCAGGTGGTGGTGGAGGTGAAGTACGGCCAGCGCACCCCCGACGGCCGGCTGCGCTTCCCCCGGGTGCTGCGGTTGCGTCCGGACAAACCCCCCGAGGAGGTCGACGATGCCGGCTGA
- the ligD gene encoding non-homologous end-joining DNA ligase, with the protein MPAERLRVDVEGRSLELSNLDKVLYPAAGFTKGEVIDYYTRISPVLLPHLRDRPVTRIRFPNGVDDKSFFEKNTPAATPDWVRVENLPAPGSTKGRETIDYVIADDLPTLVWLANLAALELHTPQWKVGQHPDMMVVDLDPGPPAGLAECCPVAVLMRDRLADDGIESYPKTSGKKGMQLCCPIAGTQSSDLVSDYARRIAQELEKAHPKLVVSKMAKNLRPGKVFIDWSQNNAAKTTVAPYSLRAQSAPSVSTPLTWDEVEAGARGRRPAVRQFTAAEVLARIEEYDDLLAPLLDGGPELPAR; encoded by the coding sequence ATGCCGGCTGAACGGCTGCGGGTGGACGTCGAGGGCCGTTCGCTGGAGCTGTCCAACCTGGACAAGGTGCTCTACCCGGCGGCCGGGTTCACCAAGGGCGAGGTGATCGACTACTACACCCGGATCTCCCCGGTTCTGCTGCCGCACCTGCGGGACCGCCCGGTCACCCGGATCCGCTTCCCCAACGGGGTGGACGACAAGTCGTTCTTCGAGAAGAACACGCCAGCCGCGACCCCGGACTGGGTGCGGGTGGAGAACCTGCCCGCGCCCGGGTCGACGAAGGGCCGGGAGACCATCGACTACGTGATCGCCGACGACCTGCCCACCCTGGTCTGGCTGGCGAACCTGGCCGCGTTGGAGCTGCACACGCCGCAGTGGAAGGTCGGCCAGCACCCGGACATGATGGTCGTCGACCTGGACCCGGGGCCGCCGGCCGGGCTGGCCGAGTGCTGCCCGGTGGCGGTGCTGATGCGCGACCGCCTGGCCGACGACGGCATCGAGTCGTACCCGAAGACGTCCGGCAAGAAGGGCATGCAGCTCTGCTGCCCGATCGCCGGCACCCAGTCGTCCGACCTGGTCTCCGACTACGCGCGCCGGATCGCCCAGGAATTGGAGAAGGCCCACCCGAAGCTGGTCGTGTCGAAGATGGCGAAGAACCTGCGCCCCGGCAAGGTCTTCATCGACTGGAGCCAGAACAACGCGGCGAAGACCACCGTCGCCCCGTACTCGCTGCGGGCCCAGTCAGCGCCGTCGGTCTCGACGCCGCTGACCTGGGACGAGGTGGAGGCCGGCGCCCGCGGGCGGAGACCGGCCGTGCGCCAGTTCACCGCCGCCGAGGTCCTGGCCCGGATCGAGGAGTACGACGACCTGCTCGCCCCGCTGCTCGACGGCGGGCCGGAACTGCCGGCGCGCTGA
- a CDS encoding TIGR03089 family protein, producing MQTHATTDLSVPSTAAESPLLSYRDEATGERVDLTAQQVGAWSARSASLLRDGCGLGPGSRVAVLLPPHWRTAAVLLGAWACGLAVSFRPRATAGLPVLEPDGDRPFDAVLVTPERQDDWLEDVPDAPHRYLVGTGPGRLTDVPLGWLDWSAEVLRHPDVTPDHTAIHPSDPASADGTTYGQWGALAREVAGMLDLRAGDRLLVDAAEHEQPLKWLLAPLSAGASVVISANLDPARRDAIVAAEQVTRIL from the coding sequence ATGCAGACACACGCCACGACCGACCTGTCGGTCCCGTCCACCGCCGCCGAGAGCCCGCTGCTCAGCTACCGCGACGAGGCGACCGGTGAGCGCGTCGACCTCACCGCCCAGCAGGTCGGCGCGTGGTCCGCGCGCAGCGCGAGCCTGCTGCGGGACGGCTGTGGGCTCGGCCCCGGCAGCCGCGTAGCGGTGCTGCTGCCGCCGCACTGGCGTACCGCAGCGGTGTTGTTGGGCGCCTGGGCGTGCGGCCTGGCGGTGTCGTTCCGGCCGCGCGCCACGGCGGGCCTGCCGGTGTTGGAGCCCGACGGCGACCGGCCGTTCGACGCGGTCCTCGTGACGCCCGAGCGGCAGGACGACTGGCTGGAGGACGTGCCGGACGCGCCGCACCGCTACCTCGTCGGCACCGGGCCGGGGCGGTTGACCGACGTGCCGTTGGGCTGGTTGGACTGGTCCGCCGAAGTGCTCCGCCACCCCGACGTCACGCCCGACCACACCGCCATCCACCCGTCGGACCCGGCGAGCGCGGATGGCACCACCTACGGTCAGTGGGGCGCGCTCGCCCGGGAGGTCGCCGGAATGCTCGATCTGCGCGCCGGTGACCGACTGCTGGTCGACGCGGCCGAGCACGAGCAGCCGCTGAAGTGGTTGCTGGCACCGCTGTCGGCCGGCGCGTCGGTGGTCATCAGCGCCAACCTCGACCCGGCCCGGCGGGACGCGATCGTCGCCGCCGAGCAGGTCACCCGGATTCTCTGA
- a CDS encoding tetratricopeptide repeat protein, which yields MNAEDRIERARKLYEQAVYGGEVRVLADAERDLDAVEADAALARGRVLHARYLDERARGGTSPVEDPAELPLFERASELYQALADTRGQAEALFWIGCLHQIIRRDNETAVPHFERSRHLAAQVGDRSTEAEALRHLGIAAHMAGRLDEARERLEESTRLRREIGALPGVAANMVGLAYVAAAQDRHADALATLDEADTIAQAHDAHAIVRQVEQARTQIQVRESG from the coding sequence ATGAACGCCGAAGATCGCATCGAACGGGCCCGGAAACTCTACGAACAGGCCGTGTACGGCGGCGAGGTCCGCGTACTGGCCGACGCCGAACGGGACCTGGACGCGGTGGAGGCCGACGCCGCGCTGGCTCGTGGGCGGGTGCTGCACGCGCGGTACCTCGACGAACGCGCCCGGGGCGGCACCTCGCCCGTCGAGGACCCGGCGGAGCTGCCGCTGTTCGAGCGCGCGAGCGAGCTGTACCAGGCCCTCGCCGACACCCGCGGCCAGGCCGAGGCGCTGTTCTGGATCGGCTGCCTGCACCAGATCATCCGGCGCGACAACGAGACCGCGGTTCCGCACTTCGAGAGGTCCCGCCACCTGGCGGCGCAGGTCGGCGACCGGTCGACCGAGGCCGAGGCGCTGCGTCACCTCGGCATCGCGGCGCACATGGCCGGTCGGCTGGATGAGGCGCGCGAACGGCTGGAGGAGTCGACACGGCTGCGCCGAGAGATCGGAGCGTTGCCGGGCGTGGCCGCCAACATGGTCGGGCTGGCCTACGTCGCCGCCGCCCAGGACCGCCACGCGGACGCGCTCGCGACCCTCGACGAGGCGGACACCATCGCACAGGCGCACGACGCCCATGCCATCGTGCGGCAGGTCGAACAGGCGAGAACGCAGATCCAGGTCAGAGAATCCGGGTGA